CCAGCCGCTCCCGGGACAGGACCATCTTCATCGTTAGGGTTTCCTGGTTAGTCTCAGTAGCGTTTAGCACAATGGTACTTTTTTTCCTTAATGAGTATGCATGGACTAAGGCAAAAGGACACAGACCAGCTTCTTGAGTAGCTTATTTTCTATCGTATTTAAAGATGCTTCAGAGCTGTACAGGCTGCAGGTCAGCCGGCTGAAAAGACAAGTTGTTCCTGGACCAATGTCGGACAATTAACCAAGCGATTACAATGCTCCCGGTGTCTTCCCGCTGTTTACTGTCAGGACCATCCCTCAGCATGACACTCAAGCAATGCTGACATTCCAATGGCACCACTTATTTGCTAGGTATCTTGACTGTgtagattattttcttatttaaaatagttAATAACTGGGCAATAATCTACTTATTCTTTGTAAACTCTCCATTGCCTACTTTTTTGCCTTTACAGCCGTTTTCTGCAAAGCTGTTAGATTCTTTTTCTGTCATGTTCTTCACGTAACTATGTGGTCCTTTCCCTTCAAAAGAGGAAGGATGTTTAAAAGAGCCTCCAATTCTATCCCACAATGTGAAATACTGTCCATAGTTATAGTCAAAGAACATGTGGTGGTCTGTGTGGTGAGCTGACCCGTTAATAAATGGCCTTAAGATCTGGGGAACCCGAAAATCACCATCATGAATAGAAATTGTCCAGACATTAACCAAGACATATAAACCTAAGTAGACCACCTTGTGCAGTGGAAAGACAAAGGGGTATATATGGTAAGGCAGACTCTGAAGGAAGCCGTCCACAGGGTGAAAAGCATGACTTGCAAACGGCGTGGGGATCTTCCAAATATGATGTGGTTTATGTATGCGCTGAGGGAGAAAGGGATACGGTTAGACCCATCTGATCTGCCTGAGGCAAGGGCAAACTTAGCTTCCACTCCTGGTACACACAGGGATCGGCAAAGCCACTCCTTCACCCGAAAgactgaaactgtaagacagtcCAGACccacaaagaagaaatataaataaaatgtgcgTGGGACCTGTAATGGCTGGCGGCTAGAGGAGCCTGGGCATTTATATAGGCAAGGGGAGCCCCTAGAATCCAGAGTACAACGGGATAATACTGAAATGTGGGACATcaccccctcttctcccctctgaaTGACTCTCTACCTTGTAGACCAGTCTGTGGTGCAGGCCCCTATGAATCCAGTAGATCAACATGTCTGTGAAAAAGAGGAAGGATACGACGCTAACCATGAGATGAATCCAGCCTAAAAGAGAGCACACAGAACAAGAGTCAGAGCTGGCCCCCAGGGTTGCTGTTCCTTTTCCACAGGTCCACAAAGTGCAGAAGGGGATACTAAACTCAAACATGAACACCTTACAGGCTCAGCTCCCTTTGCTACCTACAACTGCTTACTTTCCTCCTCTCGTTTTGTCGCCTCTTCccatttctcttctccttcttctccctcctcctcctcgtcaaACAATTTGAAATGTTCTACCTTTCATTCATtgtataatatttaatttaaattcttACCTGCTATGTAAAACCATACAAATTGCCCATAcagtattttttcattttatgatttaactttattattattgttgttgttgttttgttttgttgttttctgagacaggatttctctgtgtagccccggctgtcctaaaactcactctatagaccagtgtagactcgaactcagagacccacctgtctctgcctcccaattaaaGGGGTGAAGGGCCACCAAACCCTGGTATCAACTTTATTATGTTCAATTATGTGAATGTGTTTGCATGTGAATGCCAGAGACTGGAGTCACTGGCAGTTGTGATccaccaatgtgggtgctgggatctgaacttgggtcctcttaactgccgagccatctttctagcacaGGTATTTCTTAACTAAACTACAAAGATGCCCATGGGACAGGACAGCCTCACTGTTTTCCTTCCTATCAGCTTTCCTAAGTTCTACCTTAGGAAAGTGCACTACCTCCTTGCCTGGAGCTTAACTCCCACTAAACACCTTAGCTCCGGAAACTCACTCCATAATGAGCCGCTTTCTGGGATTTCCAGCCTTCACCTCCTGAGACTTTGTCCACCAGGCCAATGCATTCAACCTCCCGCCAGGGTCTGTGGCATCTTACCCCTGCCTCTGGCCCATGCTGTCCTCAGTGTCTAGAATTCCCTCTCCTTGATTTTGCTCCTTCTCTCACGCATTGTCAAAGCCCCTTCTAATCAGCTACCTCCTACTTTGAGAGCATAATATCAGCATACCTGGgctcaagcctctgacccaccaTCTGtttgctgggcttacaggcaggTTCTTGACTCTCTGTTCCCTACTGTGCTGTGCCCCTTTGTAAGAGCAGCCTAGCAGCAAGCCCAGCTCTGCAGAGCTGCTGAGGAAAAGCAGTATGCTGGCACAGGGCAGAGCTGAGGACTGCTGCTGGGCTGCCAGCCTCAGCGAATGCCTTTCTTCCTGCCTGTGCTCTGGGTGTCAGGAATGTGTTTTGAGGTGTAACTTCAGAATGGTACAGAAGTCACTGCCAGAttgcttttaagaaaaataaaaatctaaagctCTACATGCTAAGGGTCAATTTCTAAATTCTGGACAGAGTCTAATGCACTCTATGACGGTTCTTACAGAGAGGATATAAGGATCACATTTATTAAAGCCATCGGAATGCAAAGCGCATGCGCAGTATTGCATTTCTGCAATGTTAATCAAGCAGCTGGGCGGGCACAGATGGAAGGGAGGTCATGGCAGCCAGGGAGAAGAACACACGGACAGGTGATTTCCAGTAATGCTCACATCCTACCAGGATTCCTTTCCCAGCACGTTGAACAATCACAGGGAATAAACACGGGGACCCATCCCTGATTAGCACCCTCTTAGGCAGACAATGGCATCCAGAACTGACTTTAGAAATGACAGTGAAGTTAAGGAAGTACACTTGTGTGGTGAGACGTGAAGGGAAGACAGCAGGTAGTCAAAACAACCGGACagttggaaagaaaagagaaaaaggcaggTTTGGCACTTTAAAGAAAGTAACTGTATGGAGGCATCCTCTACACATTTAAGCCTGGCAAGACCCTgtcaagaaagaaggaagacaaaggaaaagaaggggaggttggggaggaagggagaaaggaggggaagaaaggaaaggggaggagaagggaggaaagtAGGCAGGCCGATCCTTAGAAACAACCACAACAataaaaagccaagtgtggtaaTATAGATTGGAGTCTCAGCACTGGTGAGGGAGAAACAGCCAGCCAGACTGCACATATTGGTAAATTCTAAGCCAATTAGAGACTCAGTCTAGACTTGGCCAGGTGGTACTGccctaaatcccagcacttggggaggcacacgtggatggatctctgtgtgtttggggccagcctgcttCTCcttaagtgagttccaggcccagGGCCACTTatcaaggcaaacaaacaaacaaaaaaacagaaggtAAAGAGTAATCCTGAAGATGACATTTGAGTGCCCTTGGCCTTTTGTGCACATGAACACTCACATGTGTGTTGTCCCACTAACTTTCACGTGGGGTCTCCTGGTATCTGCTCACCATTTGGAAAGTCTCCGATGTCATCGTAGAGTTTGCTGTAACCCCTCAGCTCCAGCAGGAACAGTGAGACGGTGGGGATGCTGATCCAAGGCAAAGACTTGACAGTGAACACGATCTCACGCGAGACTTGGTTCTGAAAGACGAAAGGTCACAAAAAGCTGTTCGACAAAACTGTCATAAAGTTGACGGGGggtggattttttaaaatgttctgtctGTTCTTGGAATCTAACTCACAtcaggcaagaactctaccactgaactacatccctacccctcaattctttctctttccctcagactttattttaaagtgtgtgtgtgtgtgtgtgtgtgtgtgacatttcaggcagctgtgagctgttaACAATGGCTGCTATagaccaaacctgggtcctctgcagaagcaaAATGCACTCTTAGCTGTTAAGCTCACTTTTCAGGTCCACTAAGTTCTCTTTTACACTAAAAGGCTTACTTCTAAAACTTCTCCCGTGAAGACTCCAGTGTGTGGGAAAGTGGAAGGCAAGCACCCCCTGACACCAACCAAAAGCAGCAAGTACCTTCCCTTCTGAAGTCTTTTCTCTTCCTCACCAAATCTGTACGCTGAGTTTCTGCTTGTGGAATAATCCTTAAATGAGCTGTGTCCCCAGCTCCTTGCAGCACAGGGGCTATCTGACAAATACCAGGGGCAGTCCCAGAGAACTGCTCCAAGCTAATTAGGAACAAGTCTCAAGCGCTGAACTTGGATCCCCGGCTCAGCCAGAGAAAAACATACATGATAAAAACACCTGTCAGCATGCAAAAGCTAGAGAGTAAAATATTCACATGAACACAATAACCACAGCCTACATTCACGCATCAAGGGTAGGATCGGTAGTTCTCGTCTATGTACCAGGTGAAGTAAGATCCCAGGCTAACGGAAAACAACAAGATCCCCATATTAGTTAGAATACAAGAAGGAAAGAGGTGATTAACCCTTATAAAAACATCCAACCCCCTCAGGGGCTTGATTTCAGAAGTTAAATTACGTATTACTCAAAGATTCACAAATACAACATTATTTTTATGGtaacagaagctggaaaaaaaatctcttaccTTTAAAAACTGTGGGTGTTTCATTAAGGAATGATCATAGACAAAATAATAGCTGAGGGTTGCACAGAAGAAGTAGAGAATGTAAGCACCCAGGTTTGTGACAATCAGGAGGCTAATAGTTTGTCGGATGATGTTGTCCTCGGGCCACGTGGCTGGATATACATACGGAGTGAAGAAGTAGTAATCGGCGGCACTGAGAACCAGGTCCATCGCAGCCCCTGCAAGACAAAGGGGTGGCATTTCACTCCTCGCCTCTCTACGTTTCTGCAAAGCAGTCTACACAGTTTCTAGACTAAGAACAACCTTATGT
This portion of the Mus musculus strain C57BL/6J chromosome 9, GRCm38.p6 C57BL/6J genome encodes:
- the Sc5d gene encoding lathosterol oxidase; its protein translation is MDLVLSAADYYFFTPYVYPATWPEDNIIRQTISLLIVTNLGAYILYFFCATLSYYFVYDHSLMKHPQFLKNQVSREIVFTVKSLPWISIPTVSLFLLELRGYSKLYDDIGDFPNGWIHLMVSVVSFLFFTDMLIYWIHRGLHHRLVYKRIHKPHHIWKIPTPFASHAFHPVDGFLQSLPYHIYPFVFPLHKVVYLGLYVLVNVWTISIHDGDFRVPQILRPFINGSAHHTDHHMFFDYNYGQYFTLWDRIGGSFKHPSSFEGKGPHSYVKNMTEKESNSFAENGCKGKKVGNGEFTKNK